In Arcobacter ellisii, a genomic segment contains:
- a CDS encoding type I restriction-modification system subunit M, with protein MSEENKKVLEQQLWNIANTLRGKMDADEFRDYILGFIFYKYLSEKMEDYANEILVEDGKTYFEIIGSKDEEDYISAIKEEAIEKLGYFLRPEELFSQIAKRGNGTSNNFILEDLTSILRNIEQTTMGHESEDDFVHLFEDLDLTSTKLGKTVEARNKLIVQVLTHLDKINFELKNHDRDVLGDAYEYLIGQFAAGAGKKAGEFYTPQQVSKILAKIVTNGKSKLKSVYDPTCGSGSLLLRVAKEVDDVSNFYGQELNRTTYNLARMNMIMHDVHYRKFSIKQEDTLEHPQHLSERFEAIVANPPFSAQWSANDLFMSDDRFSQYGKLAPSSKADFAFVQHMIYHLDDNGTMAIVLPHGVLFRGSAEGHIRKYLIEDRNYLDAVIGLPSNIFYGTSIPTCILVFKKCREDSENVLFIDASNDFEKAKNQNYLTEENIEKIVNTYAKREEIEKYSHLASMDEIRENDYNLNIPRYVDTFEEEEQIDLDKVSSELKALEIDMKTTDEIIAKFCDELGIAKPF; from the coding sequence TTGAGTGAAGAAAATAAAAAAGTTTTAGAACAACAATTATGGAATATAGCAAATACCCTTAGAGGTAAAATGGACGCTGATGAGTTTAGAGATTATATATTAGGATTTATCTTTTACAAATACTTATCAGAAAAAATGGAAGATTATGCAAATGAAATACTTGTAGAAGATGGTAAAACATATTTTGAAATTATTGGCTCAAAAGATGAAGAAGATTATATTAGTGCAATAAAAGAAGAAGCTATTGAAAAACTTGGTTATTTTTTAAGACCTGAAGAGTTATTTTCACAAATAGCAAAAAGAGGAAATGGTACTTCAAACAACTTCATATTAGAAGACTTAACTTCAATCCTAAGAAACATTGAACAGACAACTATGGGGCACGAGTCAGAAGATGACTTTGTACACCTATTTGAAGACCTTGATTTAACTTCTACAAAACTTGGAAAAACAGTAGAAGCAAGAAACAAACTAATAGTTCAAGTATTAACACACCTTGACAAAATCAATTTTGAACTAAAAAACCACGATAGAGACGTACTTGGAGATGCTTATGAGTATCTAATCGGACAATTCGCGGCTGGTGCTGGTAAAAAAGCTGGAGAGTTTTATACTCCTCAACAAGTATCTAAAATCTTAGCTAAGATAGTAACAAATGGAAAATCAAAACTAAAATCTGTATATGACCCAACTTGTGGTTCAGGTTCACTACTTTTAAGGGTTGCAAAAGAAGTTGATGATGTATCTAACTTTTACGGTCAAGAGTTAAATAGAACTACATATAACTTAGCTAGAATGAATATGATTATGCACGACGTGCACTATAGAAAGTTTAGCATTAAACAAGAAGATACACTAGAACACCCTCAACACTTAAGCGAAAGATTTGAAGCAATCGTTGCTAATCCTCCATTTTCTGCTCAATGGTCTGCAAATGATTTATTTATGTCTGATGATAGATTTTCTCAATATGGAAAATTAGCACCATCTTCAAAAGCTGACTTTGCATTTGTTCAACATATGATTTATCATCTTGATGACAATGGAACAATGGCTATAGTTTTACCTCACGGAGTTTTATTTAGAGGTTCTGCTGAAGGTCACATAAGAAAATATTTAATAGAAGATAGAAACTATTTAGATGCAGTTATTGGACTTCCTTCAAATATCTTTTATGGTACTTCTATTCCTACTTGTATTTTAGTATTTAAAAAGTGTAGAGAAGATAGTGAAAATGTTTTATTTATAGATGCTTCAAATGATTTTGAAAAAGCCAAAAATCAGAACTATCTAACAGAAGAAAATATTGAAAAGATAGTAAATACTTACGCAAAAAGAGAAGAGATAGAAAAGTATTCTCATCTTGCTTCTATGGACGAAATAAGAGAAAATGATTACAACTTAAATATTCCAAGATATGTAGATACGTTTGAAGAGGAAGAGCAAATAGACTTAGATAAAGTTTCAAGTGAACTAAAAGCACTAGAGATTGATATGAAAACAACAGATGAAATAATAGCTAAGTTCTGTGATGAGCTTGGTATTGCTAAACCATTTTAA
- a CDS encoding site-specific integrase, which yields MGQISIKIFTRNPTDWEMIQFFIINSGLGLRPAEYYNLQIGDFDLEQNTLTISRGTYASTKNNLIRTLPLNGVVLEAVKLQLEFALTKLYELKLNKPFVLKDEINNINYSKLTFTSLTKDMIEYRWNKMKRYLGWTDKERYKEYIPYGLRHTVASKLASISKWNSYKIMTFMGHKNLSTSLNYIHLGIEDIRDGGATNIQDIKLINHT from the coding sequence GTGGGTCAAATTTCAATCAAAATTTTCACAAGAAATCCAACTGATTGGGAAATGATACAGTTTTTTATAATTAATTCAGGATTAGGTTTACGTCCAGCAGAGTATTATAATTTGCAGATTGGAGATTTTGATTTAGAACAAAATACATTAACAATAAGTAGAGGTACTTATGCTTCAACAAAAAATAATTTGATAAGAACTTTACCCTTAAACGGAGTTGTTTTAGAAGCAGTTAAATTACAGCTAGAGTTTGCACTAACTAAACTTTATGAATTAAAGCTAAACAAACCTTTTGTATTGAAAGATGAAATAAACAATATTAACTACAGTAAACTAACCTTTACTTCACTTACAAAAGATATGATTGAATACAGATGGAATAAGATGAAAAGATATCTTGGTTGGACAGATAAAGAAAGATATAAAGAGTATATACCTTATGGTCTTAGACACACAGTCGCTTCAAAATTAGCAAGTATTAGTAAATGGAATAGTTATAAGATTATGACCTTTATGGGACATAAAAATCTTAGTACAAGTTTAAACTATATTCATTTGGGAATTGAGGATATAAGAGATGGAGGAGCTACAAATATACAAGATATAAAACTTATTAATCATACATAA
- the istB gene encoding IS21-like element helper ATPase IstB: MRTKNTTNLRNSGPVNLENGSLKANIESYCKLLSLSSVADNYESAALDAAKAKLSYQDYLYKLLQQQIVDRVDRSVNARIKKAGFKYMATLDEFDFSFQPQIDEKLIRELATLSFLDSATNVLLVGAPGVGKTHLSIALGLEATKQRRRVKFISAEDLTNELIAANHSNTITDYLESMSRIELLIIDEIGYLDLSREVASLFFRLISKRYEKSSTIITSNKEFQEWGQIFNDDVIATAILDRLLHHSHPFLINGPSYRMKDLLPKSKKKQNLENKNNEI, from the coding sequence ATGAGAACTAAAAATACAACAAACTTACGTAATTCTGGACCAGTTAATTTAGAAAATGGTTCACTAAAAGCAAATATAGAGAGTTATTGCAAACTTTTATCTCTTTCATCAGTAGCAGATAATTATGAAAGTGCAGCACTCGATGCTGCTAAAGCAAAACTATCATATCAAGATTATCTGTATAAACTATTGCAACAACAAATTGTTGATAGAGTTGATAGAAGTGTAAATGCTAGAATTAAAAAAGCAGGATTCAAATATATGGCAACTTTAGATGAGTTTGATTTTAGCTTTCAACCACAAATAGATGAAAAATTAATAAGAGAATTAGCAACTCTAAGCTTTTTAGATAGTGCTACAAATGTACTTTTAGTTGGAGCACCAGGAGTTGGAAAAACTCATCTTTCAATTGCATTAGGACTTGAAGCCACCAAACAAAGAAGAAGAGTAAAATTTATAAGTGCTGAAGATTTAACCAATGAACTAATAGCTGCAAATCACTCTAATACTATAACAGATTATCTTGAAAGTATGAGTAGAATAGAGTTACTAATAATTGATGAAATTGGATACTTAGACCTTTCAAGAGAAGTAGCATCACTTTTTTTTAGACTTATTTCAAAGAGATATGAAAAATCTTCAACAATAATTACATCAAATAAAGAATTTCAAGAATGGGGACAGATATTTAATGATGATGTGATAGCAACAGCAATACTAGATAGACTTTTACATCATTCACATCCATTTTTAATAAATGGTCCAAGTTATAGAATGAAAGATTTATTGCCAAAAAGTAAAAAGAAACAAAATTTAGAGAATAAAAATAACGAAATTTAA
- the istA gene encoding IS21 family transposase → MEDWVTIRNLKKKDPNLGTRTIALMLGISRNTVKKALASDELPLYNRGEKKINEAVEPFIDFIKESFLKKNLKASRILKDIKSKGYRGSQYALYAYIREILKPIANDVSKNSPHAYMRYETKPAEQMQYDWSPYTVTIGENLVKINIHQTILGFSRYKFYDVSLNVSGSDVYTALEESFIFFGGVCERIQVDNATVFITNASKDNLIWNPRFLSLCGLYGIKPTRSMPSHPWSKGKVESPFSYLETHFISGNEFKSFEDLRERLKQFQDEHNLEIHGTTKQISKILFEKEEQSFLKPLPINPITGELKRYVGFKEEFRKANSECLVSYKGNKYSVPHYFASKEVWLRVLYGTTLQIYSSKNKLIATHTISLKKGEVLVNKEHFFGYRKESQFDSIAISISRLIKRFANYINIHKFIENIKVQKRISPAYHLYKIANLFEYYDEADCIMAMEEAISLNIYSFSFIKGTITHQTKPKNEQLNLFNIKLPQANIKRDLGDYKL, encoded by the coding sequence ATGGAGGATTGGGTAACTATTCGTAATCTAAAAAAGAAAGATCCAAACTTAGGGACAAGAACCATTGCTTTAATGTTAGGTATTAGTAGAAATACTGTAAAAAAAGCATTAGCAAGTGATGAATTACCTTTATATAACAGAGGTGAGAAAAAGATAAATGAAGCAGTTGAACCATTTATTGATTTTATCAAAGAGTCATTTTTAAAGAAAAATTTAAAAGCTAGTAGAATTTTAAAAGATATAAAATCAAAAGGATATAGAGGAAGTCAATATGCTTTATATGCTTACATAAGAGAAATTTTAAAACCAATAGCAAACGATGTAAGTAAAAATTCACCTCATGCTTACATGAGATATGAAACAAAACCAGCTGAACAGATGCAATATGATTGGAGTCCATATACAGTTACTATTGGGGAAAATCTTGTAAAAATAAATATACATCAAACAATCTTAGGATTTAGTAGATATAAATTTTATGATGTAAGTTTAAATGTATCAGGAAGTGATGTATATACAGCATTAGAAGAGAGTTTTATCTTCTTTGGTGGAGTTTGTGAGAGAATACAAGTTGATAATGCAACAGTATTTATAACAAATGCTTCTAAAGATAATCTAATTTGGAATCCAAGATTCTTGTCATTGTGTGGATTATATGGAATAAAACCAACACGAAGTATGCCATCACATCCATGGAGTAAAGGTAAAGTTGAATCACCTTTTAGTTATCTTGAAACACATTTTATATCTGGAAATGAGTTTAAAAGCTTTGAAGATCTAAGAGAACGATTAAAACAATTCCAAGATGAGCATAATCTTGAAATTCATGGAACAACTAAACAAATTTCAAAAATACTCTTTGAAAAAGAGGAACAAAGTTTTTTAAAACCACTACCAATAAATCCAATAACTGGGGAATTAAAACGATATGTTGGATTTAAAGAAGAGTTTAGAAAGGCAAATTCTGAATGTTTAGTCTCTTACAAAGGTAATAAATATTCAGTTCCACATTACTTTGCAAGTAAAGAGGTGTGGTTAAGAGTATTATATGGAACAACTTTGCAAATATACTCAAGTAAAAATAAACTAATAGCAACTCATACAATTAGCCTTAAAAAAGGTGAAGTCCTTGTTAATAAAGAGCATTTCTTTGGATATAGAAAAGAGAGTCAGTTTGATTCAATAGCCATTTCAATATCAAGACTTATAAAAAGATTTGCTAACTACATAAATATTCATAAATTCATTGAAAATATCAAAGTTCAAAAAAGAATTAGCCCAGCTTATCACCTTTATAAAATAGCAAACTTGTTTGAATACTATGATGAAGCTGATTGTATTATGGCAATGGAAGAAGCAATTAGTTTAAATATTTATAGCTTCTCCTTTATCAAAGGAACAATTACACATCAAACTAAGCCAAAAAATGAACAGTTAAATCTGTTTAATATCAAATTACCCCAAGCAAATATAAAAAGAGATTTAGGAGATTACAAATTATGA
- a CDS encoding recombinase family protein — protein sequence MTIGYLRVSTDKQTVENQKSEIRAYCNDKLKITVDDWIEVVMSSRKDLRDRKIDELLSVLSKDDKVIVSELSRLGRSTQEVLQTIERLMNLHVELHIIKNNLVINPNNKNDFVSKAMVTLFGLFAELERDLISQRTKEALKSRKEQGVKLGKPEGTLQKSKYDEYKDRIIELKNLGLSLNKIVSNHLEPVMGKGNCSVQSLSTYITKRGL from the coding sequence ATGACAATAGGATACCTTAGAGTTTCAACTGATAAGCAAACTGTTGAGAATCAAAAGAGTGAGATTAGAGCTTACTGTAATGATAAACTAAAGATAACTGTTGATGATTGGATTGAAGTTGTAATGAGTTCAAGAAAAGATTTAAGAGATAGAAAGATTGATGAACTTTTATCTGTCTTATCAAAAGATGATAAAGTAATTGTAAGTGAACTTTCAAGACTTGGTAGGTCAACTCAAGAAGTATTACAAACAATAGAAAGACTAATGAACTTACACGTAGAACTACATATCATTAAAAACAATCTAGTAATTAATCCTAATAATAAAAATGACTTTGTTTCAAAAGCTATGGTAACTTTGTTTGGTCTGTTTGCAGAACTTGAAAGAGACTTGATTAGTCAAAGAACTAAAGAGGCTCTAAAGTCAAGAAAAGAACAAGGTGTTAAACTTGGTAAACCTGAGGGAACTTTACAAAAATCAAAATATGATGAATATAAAGATAGAATCATTGAACTTAAAAACTTAGGTCTATCTCTAAATAAAATAGTTTCAAATCATTTAGAACCAGTTATGGGAAAAGGTAACTGTTCAGTTCAAAGCTTATCTACTTACATCACTAAAAGAGGTCTGTGA
- a CDS encoding Rha family transcriptional regulator, protein MQLISKHKIKGENIPVTTSRKVAEIFEKRHADVIRAIENLIDGGDPNFGLSSNELNIALVKMFFISQYKDKKGETRKEYLLTQDGFTLLAMGFTGPKALEFKLAYIKAFNEMKKELEDFRFQRKIAKEGYKGLTGSLKDELGDDAKIYHFSNEADMLNKIVLGLTAKQYCDIHQVDRKCMRDHLSSKDLEVISELEKYDEFLIRRGFTYKQREEELSEYHLRRLRKTLEVA, encoded by the coding sequence ATGCAACTAATATCTAAACACAAAATAAAAGGGGAGAATATCCCTGTAACAACTTCAAGAAAAGTTGCAGAGATTTTTGAGAAAAGACACGCAGACGTAATTAGAGCTATTGAAAACTTGATAGATGGAGGAGACCCCAATTTTGGGTTGTCCTCTAACGAGCTCAATATTGCGTTGGTTAAAATGTTCTTTATTTCACAGTATAAAGACAAGAAAGGCGAAACAAGAAAAGAATATCTTTTAACTCAAGATGGGTTCACTCTTTTAGCTATGGGATTCACTGGACCTAAAGCTCTTGAGTTTAAGTTAGCTTATATAAAAGCCTTTAATGAGATGAAGAAAGAGCTAGAGGACTTTAGGTTTCAACGTAAGATAGCTAAAGAAGGTTACAAGGGACTTACGGGTTCACTTAAAGATGAGCTTGGAGATGACGCTAAGATTTATCACTTTAGTAATGAGGCTGATATGCTAAATAAGATTGTCTTAGGGCTTACAGCTAAACAATATTGTGACATTCATCAAGTAGATAGAAAGTGTATGAGAGACCATTTAAGTTCAAAAGACTTAGAGGTAATATCAGAACTAGAGAAGTATGATGAGTTCCTGATAAGGAGAGGTTTCACTTATAAACAAAGAGAAGAAGAATTAAGTGAATATCATTTAAGAAGATTAAGAAAAACTTTGGAGGTGGCTTAA
- the purD gene encoding phosphoribosylamine--glycine ligase, with amino-acid sequence MNILILGSGGREYSIGLAIYKENAHNLYFMPGNGATDRLGTNINIKDYNQLAVWAKDNSIDLTIVGPEAPLVDGVVDIFKQNGLVIFGPSAAAAQLEGSKVYMKNILKKYNIPTAAFIETSNEKEAFDFIDTMSEPIVVKADGLCAGKGVIIAQTKDEAKKAASEMLSGAAFGDAGTSIVVEEYLDGYELSVFAICDGENYKVLPAAQDHKRIGDGDTGPNTGGMGAYAPTPLVNDDIYKKIEERVIKPTLKGMQQEGAPFEGVLFIGVMVVKGEPIILEYNVRFGDPECEILMPLLATPVSELFYKGATKQLDKLDIKIKDEFGVGVVMASGNYPYGSSAPAEIIVDEIVDADLLENSHISYAGVEKIDDKLMATGGRVLVCVGFGKSIKEARNRAYALCGQVHFAGKKCRTDIAYQALK; translated from the coding sequence GTGAATATATTGATACTAGGAAGTGGTGGTAGAGAATACTCTATTGGATTAGCAATATACAAAGAAAATGCTCATAATTTATATTTTATGCCAGGAAATGGTGCAACTGATAGATTGGGTACAAATATAAATATAAAAGATTATAATCAACTAGCAGTTTGGGCAAAAGATAATTCTATTGATTTAACTATTGTAGGACCAGAAGCTCCTTTAGTAGATGGTGTTGTTGATATATTTAAACAAAATGGATTAGTGATTTTTGGACCAAGTGCAGCAGCTGCTCAACTTGAAGGTTCAAAAGTGTATATGAAAAATATACTTAAAAAATATAACATACCAACAGCAGCATTTATAGAAACATCAAATGAAAAAGAGGCTTTTGATTTTATTGATACAATGAGTGAGCCAATTGTTGTTAAAGCAGATGGTTTATGTGCAGGAAAAGGTGTAATTATTGCACAAACAAAAGATGAAGCAAAAAAAGCTGCAAGTGAAATGTTAAGTGGAGCAGCTTTTGGTGATGCTGGAACTTCTATTGTTGTTGAAGAGTATTTAGATGGTTATGAACTATCAGTATTTGCTATTTGTGATGGAGAAAATTACAAAGTATTACCAGCTGCACAAGACCACAAAAGAATAGGGGATGGAGATACTGGTCCAAATACAGGTGGTATGGGTGCTTATGCTCCAACTCCTTTAGTGAATGATGACATTTATAAAAAAATAGAAGAAAGAGTAATCAAACCAACTTTAAAAGGTATGCAACAAGAGGGTGCACCTTTTGAAGGTGTACTATTTATTGGAGTTATGGTAGTAAAAGGTGAGCCAATTATTTTAGAATATAATGTAAGATTTGGTGATCCAGAGTGTGAAATTTTAATGCCATTATTAGCAACTCCTGTATCTGAACTATTTTATAAAGGTGCAACAAAACAACTTGACAAACTTGATATTAAAATCAAAGATGAGTTTGGTGTTGGTGTTGTAATGGCAAGTGGAAACTATCCTTATGGTTCAAGTGCTCCTGCTGAAATTATAGTTGATGAAATTGTTGATGCTGATTTATTAGAAAACTCGCATATTTCTTATGCTGGTGTTGAAAAAATTGATGATAAATTAATGGCAACAGGGGGAAGAGTTCTTGTTTGTGTTGGATTTGGTAAATCAATAAAAGAGGCAAGAAATAGAGCTTATGCTTTATGTGGTCAAGTACATTTTGCTGGTAAAAAATGTAGAACTGATATTGCGTATCAAGCACTAAAGTAA
- a CDS encoding RDD family protein has protein sequence MQNNTNNLQLASMRSRAFAYVIDDLLVTLIIMIIFWENIYAVSNDPDALMYLMKAELVMPLIVLKVIYHTFFVWYYGATIGKIVAKIRVIDANNWGRVNLFSSLLRAVGRIFSEMFFYVGFLLGFFNDGRKTFHDITGKTLVVNV, from the coding sequence ATGCAAAATAATACAAATAATCTTCAACTAGCGTCAATGCGTTCACGTGCATTTGCTTATGTAATAGATGATTTACTTGTTACTTTAATTATTATGATTATATTTTGGGAAAATATTTACGCAGTTAGTAATGATCCAGATGCTTTAATGTATCTAATGAAAGCTGAATTAGTTATGCCTTTAATAGTGTTAAAAGTTATATATCATACTTTTTTTGTTTGGTATTATGGTGCAACAATCGGTAAAATAGTAGCTAAAATACGAGTAATAGATGCAAATAATTGGGGAAGAGTTAATTTGTTTTCTTCTTTATTAAGAGCTGTAGGAAGAATATTTTCAGAAATGTTTTTTTATGTAGGTTTCTTATTAGGATTTTTTAATGATGGAAGAAAAACATTTCATGATATTACAGGTAAAACGTTGGTAGTTAATGTATAA
- a CDS encoding LPS-assembly protein LptD gives MYKKIIGSLLITSALLQGQEINNEKFQLIAKNIDAKDNIITATGSVVIYSPTYYLSADKIIFDKEKETFELFDNVLIIKENNIQTQSEHAFVDLKNDTSNQYPMFLFENSNNIWLNSKESNKEKEIVKLESSIISSCDCLNPIWSIRTSSADYDTENKWINAYNPRLYIKDVPVFYSPYFGFPTDTTRRTGLLLPTLGFSEGEGLYYSQPIYFAPAQNYDLELIPQIRTQRGKGIYGYYRYADSPDSLLKIKSGVFVENEDYREENLLEHKEHFGLDIDYSRRNIFTNSQTSESTDGLYTAIKYLNDVEYITLEESDYTLSTDKKVESKINYFYNTPDYYTGAYSRYYIDTSKDSNSQTLQELPQVQFHSYNKEAFVDNLVYSLDTKVMNYTRPEGLTSTIYEVSAPISYTKYLLDDFMYLTLENKIVVSKYDYDNFYDSTYEDGNLIQNRASILLGSDLIKPYENYLHTVNLGAEYVIPKNLKEDGDLYKITTVSGSTKEEELKAFPINQEEKNINLTLNQSLYMKDSLKQFINHKMSQSILYDEVDNPKLQDFENYVKINHDFGYISGRVVYNMQDEQFVEDTFSNTLTYEDLSFTLGYYKSKETPNTDKEDLESYRVSTSYKISKDYSISYYENYNLLEKIRSKQGIGFNINDSCWNLDFKLESEIRPSSSTYKDGVDQKLITMNLLLKPLGGIKQKYKMENDN, from the coding sequence ATGTATAAAAAAATCATAGGTTCACTACTAATTACATCTGCATTATTGCAGGGTCAAGAAATAAATAACGAAAAATTTCAATTAATTGCTAAAAACATTGATGCAAAAGATAATATTATCACAGCAACAGGAAGTGTAGTAATTTACTCACCTACATACTATTTAAGTGCCGATAAAATAATATTTGATAAAGAGAAAGAGACTTTTGAATTATTTGATAATGTTTTAATAATAAAAGAAAATAATATTCAAACTCAAAGTGAACATGCTTTTGTAGATTTAAAAAATGATACGTCAAATCAATATCCTATGTTCTTATTTGAAAATAGTAATAATATTTGGCTTAATTCAAAAGAGTCAAATAAAGAAAAAGAGATTGTAAAATTAGAAAGTTCGATAATCTCTTCTTGTGATTGTTTAAATCCAATTTGGAGTATTAGAACATCAAGTGCTGATTATGATACTGAAAATAAATGGATAAATGCCTATAATCCAAGATTATATATAAAAGATGTACCTGTATTTTATAGTCCTTATTTTGGATTTCCTACAGATACAACTAGAAGAACAGGATTATTACTTCCAACTTTAGGTTTTTCTGAAGGAGAAGGTTTATACTACTCGCAACCAATATATTTTGCCCCTGCACAAAATTATGATTTAGAATTAATTCCACAAATTAGAACCCAAAGAGGAAAAGGTATATATGGATATTATAGATATGCTGATTCTCCAGATTCTCTTTTAAAAATAAAATCAGGGGTTTTTGTTGAGAATGAAGATTATAGAGAAGAGAATCTTTTAGAGCACAAAGAACATTTTGGATTAGATATTGATTATAGTAGGAGAAATATTTTTACAAATTCTCAAACTTCAGAATCAACGGATGGTTTATATACAGCAATAAAGTATCTAAATGATGTTGAATACATAACTTTAGAAGAATCAGATTATACTTTGTCAACTGATAAAAAAGTTGAATCAAAAATAAATTATTTCTATAATACTCCTGATTATTATACAGGTGCTTATTCAAGATATTATATTGACACTTCAAAAGATAGTAATAGTCAAACTTTACAAGAGTTACCACAAGTACAATTTCATTCATATAATAAAGAAGCATTTGTTGATAATTTAGTATATTCTTTAGATACAAAAGTTATGAATTACACAAGACCTGAGGGTTTAACATCAACAATTTATGAAGTAAGTGCACCTATTAGTTATACAAAATATCTTTTAGATGATTTTATGTATTTAACTCTTGAAAATAAAATAGTTGTTAGTAAATATGATTATGATAACTTTTATGATTCTACTTATGAAGATGGGAATTTAATCCAAAATAGAGCATCAATTTTACTTGGTAGTGATTTAATTAAACCTTATGAAAATTACTTACATACTGTAAATTTAGGTGCTGAATATGTAATTCCAAAGAATCTAAAAGAGGATGGGGATTTATATAAAATTACAACTGTAAGTGGTTCCACAAAAGAAGAAGAATTAAAAGCATTTCCAATTAACCAAGAAGAAAAAAATATTAATTTAACACTTAATCAATCACTATATATGAAAGATAGTTTAAAACAATTTATTAATCATAAAATGTCTCAATCTATACTTTATGATGAAGTAGATAATCCAAAACTACAAGATTTTGAAAATTATGTAAAAATAAATCATGACTTTGGTTACATATCTGGAAGAGTTGTTTATAATATGCAAGATGAACAATTTGTAGAAGATACATTTAGTAATACTTTAACTTATGAAGATTTATCATTTACTTTAGGTTATTACAAATCTAAAGAGACTCCAAATACAGATAAAGAAGATTTAGAATCATATAGAGTTAGCACTTCATATAAAATATCAAAAGATTATAGTATTAGTTATTATGAAAATTATAACCTTTTGGAAAAAATTAGAAGTAAACAAGGTATAGGTTTTAATATAAATGATAGTTGTTGGAATTTAGATTTTAAATTAGAAAGTGAAATTAGACCTTCTTCATCAACTTATAAAGATGGTGTTGACCAAAAACTAATAACTATGAATCTATTATTAAAACCATTAGGTGGAATAAAACAAAAATATAAAATGGAAAATGATAATTAA
- a CDS encoding phosphoribosyltransferase, whose protein sequence is MNSDKVYFKNREVAAYRLLDVLPIDSMKLEDWTVISSSYGGFEIAKIIAKTLNGKFDIMFSEKIYAPNNEECEIAVVTEHEEVLIHEELVKSFNISLDYIYAKSKQVFEESIVKKVNRFRHGERIEKLEDKNVLIVDEGINTGLTMMACIKTAINLKAKSISVATPILPTASIPTIESIADDLYFIKKLDHFVEIDFYYDSLEELSFEDIEKINKG, encoded by the coding sequence ATGAATTCTGATAAAGTATATTTCAAAAATAGAGAAGTTGCTGCATATAGACTTTTAGATGTTTTACCAATTGATAGTATGAAATTAGAAGATTGGACGGTAATTTCAAGCTCTTATGGAGGATTTGAAATAGCAAAAATAATTGCAAAAACACTAAATGGAAAATTTGATATTATGTTTTCTGAAAAAATATACGCCCCAAATAATGAAGAGTGTGAGATTGCAGTTGTTACGGAACATGAAGAAGTATTAATACATGAGGAGTTAGTAAAATCGTTTAATATTAGTTTAGATTATATATATGCAAAATCTAAACAAGTTTTTGAAGAATCTATTGTAAAAAAAGTTAATAGATTTAGACATGGTGAGAGAATTGAAAAATTAGAAGATAAAAATGTTTTAATTGTTGATGAGGGAATTAATACAGGTCTTACAATGATGGCTTGTATTAAAACTGCAATTAATCTAAAAGCAAAATCTATTTCAGTAGCTACTCCAATTTTACCAACAGCTAGTATTCCAACAATTGAATCTATTGCTGATGATTTATATTTTATTAAAAAATTAGATCATTTTGTAGAAATAGATTTTTATTATGATAGTTTGGAAGAACTTAGTTTTGAAGATATAGAGAAAATAAATAAAGGATAA